From one Lolium rigidum isolate FL_2022 chromosome 4, APGP_CSIRO_Lrig_0.1, whole genome shotgun sequence genomic stretch:
- the LOC124650255 gene encoding histone H3.2 — protein sequence MARTKQTARKSTGGKAPRKQLATKAARKSAPATGGVKKPHRFRPGTVALREIRKYQKSTELLIRKLPFQRLVREIAQDFKTDLRFQSSAVSALQEAAEAYLVGLFEDTNLCAIHAKRVTIMPKDIQLARRIRGERA from the coding sequence ATGGCCCGCACGAAGCAGACGGCGAGGAAGTCCACCGGCGGCAAGGCGCCGAGGAAGCAGCTGGCCACCAAGGCCGCCCGCAAGTCCGCCCCGGCCACCGGCGGCGTGAAGAAGCCCCACCGCTTCAGGCCCGGCACCGTCGCGCTCCGCGAGATCCGCAAGTACCAGAAGAGCACCGAGCTGCTCATCCGCAAGCTCCCCTTCCAGCGCCTCGTCAGGGAGATCGCCCAGGACTTCAAGACCGACCTCCGCTTCCAGAGCTCCGCCGTCTCCGCGCTCCAGGAggctgccgaggcctacctcgtcGGACTCTTCGAGGACACCAACCTCTGCGCCATCCACGCCAAGCGCGTCACCATCATGCCCAAGGACATCCAGCTCGCCCGCCGCATCCGtggcgagagggcctag